In the genome of uncultured Sphaerochaeta sp., the window GCCAACAACTTCTCCTACAGCGTCGCAGAAGAAGGAACGAACAGAACCCTGTTCGTGGTCGCCAACTGAGATTTGACTTAAGCGCGTCCGGACAGACAAGCTTGCAAACATACCGAAGCCAGTAATGCGGGAAACATTACTGGCTTCAATTTTGTGCGATCAGGATGTATGAACCTTATTTAGGCGAAGACCTCGCCTGCGAGGGGGATGGAGGCCATCGCCCCCGGACGGGAGACTGCAAGTCCTGCCGCCTTGCTTGCGTACTTCAACGCTTCCTGCACCCCAAGGCCCCTGGCAAGGGATGCAAGATAGTACCCTATGAACGTATCGCCGGCAGCAGTGGTGTCAACCACCTTCGTGTCATAGATCGCTTCGTGGATACGCTCATCTTCAAACCCATACCAGCACCCCTGCTTGCCAACCGTCAGAAGAATCTGGGTTGTGGGATACGTTTCAACCAATTTCTCGAGTATCTCTGAAAACGGTGCATCTTCGCCCAAGGAGGCAAGAGCCGCCCCTTCAATCTCATTGACCACCAAAAGATCGAGTTTGGAAAGAGGAAGAGCGAAAAGGCTTGGGTCGAAGGGTGCCAGGTTCATGCAGATGGAGAGACCACGTCTCTTTGCCTCATCGATCAGATGGTCGGTATGGACGATCTCATTCTGCAACACCAGCATATCCCCCTTTCCGAAGGATGCGAGCGTCTCATCAATCTCCTCTTTGGTGATGGCGGTATTTCCACCGCCGTAGAGCAGGATGGCGTTTTGCTTCTGCCGGTCCAGTTGGATGAGAGCCTGGCCGGTCGCCCCTTCATAGTGACGGACGAAGGAGGTATCCACCCC includes:
- a CDS encoding ribokinase — protein: MRFLNYGSVNIDLIFTVDHIVKGGETLQSTSLTKSAGGKGANQSAALAKAGAEVFHAGKVGSDGDFLLQLLASYGVDTSFVRHYEGATGQALIQLDRQKQNAILLYGGGNTAITKEEIDETLASFGKGDMLVLQNEIVHTDHLIDEAKRRGLSICMNLAPFDPSLFALPLSKLDLLVVNEIEGAALASLGEDAPFSEILEKLVETYPTTQILLTVGKQGCWYGFEDERIHEAIYDTKVVDTTAAGDTFIGYYLASLARGLGVQEALKYASKAAGLAVSRPGAMASIPLAGEVFA